One genomic window of Bacteroidales bacterium includes the following:
- the araD gene encoding L-ribulose-5-phosphate 4-epimerase AraD: MSTDQFAVIRKTAYEANIRLPELGLVLFTFGNVSVADRNLGVFAIKPSGVSYDQLSPESMVVVDFDGKIIDGKLRPSSDTLTHAVLYKKWTDIGSVVHTHSTYATAWAQSLRDIPLYGTTHADHLTCDIPCAPPMEDDMIRGNYEHETGNQIINCMTWKHLNYAEVEMILVGNHGPFTWGKTADKAVYNSAVLEELAKMAFLTEKVNPEAKRMKDSLIRKHFERKHGPGSYYGQ; this comes from the coding sequence ATGAGTACCGATCAATTCGCCGTAATCAGGAAAACGGCTTACGAAGCCAATATCAGGCTTCCTGAGCTGGGACTGGTTTTGTTTACTTTCGGAAATGTAAGCGTTGCCGACCGTAACCTTGGCGTATTCGCCATAAAGCCCAGCGGTGTCAGTTATGATCAACTGTCGCCTGAATCTATGGTTGTGGTGGATTTCGATGGTAAAATAATTGACGGAAAATTGAGGCCCTCGTCGGATACCCTTACGCATGCCGTTTTATATAAGAAATGGACCGATATTGGTTCGGTGGTTCACACCCATTCTACGTATGCTACGGCTTGGGCTCAGTCGCTACGCGACATACCGCTTTATGGCACCACCCATGCCGATCACCTGACATGTGATATCCCCTGTGCTCCGCCTATGGAGGATGATATGATCAGGGGAAATTACGAGCATGAAACAGGCAACCAGATCATCAATTGCATGACCTGGAAGCACCTGAACTATGCTGAGGTTGAAATGATCCTCGTGGGCAACCATGGTCCCTTTACCTGGGGAAAAACGGCCGACAAAGCGGTTTACAACAGTGCTGTGCTTGAGGAACTGGCTAAAATGGCCTTCCTTACCGAGAAAGTAAACCCAGAAGCCAAACGGATGAAAGATTCCCTCATCCGTAAGCATTTCGAACGCAAGCACGGCCCGGGATCGTATTACGGACAGTAG